The Halalkalibacter krulwichiae genome has a segment encoding these proteins:
- a CDS encoding MDR/zinc-dependent alcohol dehydrogenase-like family protein, translating into MCKSANIPTEMKAVVAYSPGDYRLETVPVPTIEAGEMLVKVEACGICAGDLKAYDGAPSFWGDEEQPAYIKAPMIPGHEFIGHVVALGEGVEGFEVGDRVISEQIVPCWKCRFCKRGQYWMCEKHDLYGFQNNVNGAMAEYMKFTKEAINYKVPDELPIEKAILIEPYACSMHAVQRAKIELGDVVVLAGAGTLGLGMIGAIKKSGAEKLIVLDLFDDRLELAKQFGADLVINPAKEDADKIVKDLTEGYGCDVYIEATGAQKSVEQGLKMIRKLGTFVEFSVFKEPVTVDWSIISDRKELDVLGSHLGPYCYEPVIKGIGNGDLPTEGVVTHQLALEDFKEGFDLVKNGRDSLKVILKPNL; encoded by the coding sequence ATGTGTAAAAGTGCAAATATTCCAACAGAAATGAAAGCAGTTGTAGCGTATTCACCGGGGGATTACCGTTTAGAGACGGTGCCGGTACCGACGATTGAAGCGGGTGAAATGCTTGTGAAAGTAGAAGCTTGCGGAATTTGTGCAGGGGATTTAAAAGCGTATGACGGCGCTCCTAGTTTCTGGGGAGATGAAGAACAACCGGCTTACATAAAGGCTCCGATGATTCCGGGGCATGAGTTTATCGGTCATGTTGTTGCGTTAGGGGAAGGTGTGGAAGGATTTGAAGTTGGGGATCGAGTGATTTCTGAGCAAATCGTTCCTTGTTGGAAGTGTCGTTTTTGTAAGAGAGGCCAGTATTGGATGTGCGAAAAGCATGACCTTTACGGTTTCCAAAACAATGTAAATGGTGCAATGGCTGAATATATGAAGTTTACAAAAGAAGCAATCAACTATAAAGTGCCTGATGAACTTCCAATTGAAAAGGCGATTTTAATTGAGCCGTATGCGTGCTCGATGCATGCTGTACAGCGCGCGAAGATTGAGCTTGGCGATGTAGTCGTGCTTGCTGGTGCGGGAACTTTAGGGTTAGGGATGATTGGGGCAATCAAGAAGTCGGGAGCAGAGAAGTTAATCGTGCTTGATTTATTCGATGATCGTCTAGAGCTTGCGAAGCAGTTTGGGGCAGACCTTGTCATCAACCCAGCGAAGGAAGATGCGGATAAGATCGTTAAAGATTTAACGGAAGGTTATGGATGTGACGTTTATATAGAAGCAACTGGTGCTCAGAAGTCAGTCGAGCAAGGACTGAAAATGATTCGTAAGCTTGGTACGTTTGTAGAGTTCAGTGTCTTTAAAGAGCCGGTAACGGTTGACTGGAGTATTATTAGTGACCGTAAAGAGCTTGATGTCTTAGGTTCTCACTTAGGTCCTTACTGCTATGAGCCTGTCATTAAAGGAATTGGCAATGGCGACTTGCCGACAGAAGGCGTTGTGACGCATCAATTAGCATTAGAAGACTTTAAAGAAGGTTTTGACCTTGTGAAAAATGGAAGAGACTCTTTGAAAGTTATTTTGAAACCAAATCTATAA
- a CDS encoding MFS transporter: MNQGLLGRMGMDPKMALGYLGVMIFMIGEGLELGWLSSYLIDSGLTVQQSALLFSVYGFAVAIAAWLSGVLAEILGARKAMIWGVAMFTAGTLVFLTAGIPTMNLGVMIPTYALRGLGYPLFAYSFLVWLTYHAPQERLGTAVGWFWVSFAGGLNVLGAYYSSFALPYLGEIRTLWSALIFTLLGTTIAILLNKEDKNNKNKKRFETKADAVKYIAKGITIAFEKPKIGLGGIVRTINTAGAYGLVVFLPSYMMEIGFTRTEWLQIYGALWTSNVIFNLIFGIVGDKLGWRNTVMWFGGIGCAATFAGLYYVPHFMGANYWATTAIAITFGACLAAYVPLSALIPSLAPENRGAAMSILNLGAGLSTFIGPVIVGAFIGTVGTVGIIWIFTGLHVVSAILMKFVTLPKNEGQDQPVELSDIKAAQ, encoded by the coding sequence ATGAACCAAGGATTGTTAGGGAGAATGGGTATGGATCCAAAGATGGCCTTAGGGTATCTTGGGGTCATGATCTTTATGATCGGGGAAGGGCTTGAGCTTGGTTGGTTATCTTCTTATTTAATTGATAGTGGATTAACCGTCCAACAGTCAGCTCTATTGTTTAGTGTGTATGGTTTTGCGGTTGCAATTGCTGCCTGGTTATCTGGAGTACTTGCTGAGATCTTAGGGGCTAGAAAAGCGATGATCTGGGGAGTGGCGATGTTCACTGCGGGAACACTCGTCTTCTTAACAGCAGGGATTCCGACGATGAATCTTGGAGTTATGATTCCGACGTATGCGTTGCGTGGTTTGGGTTATCCGTTATTTGCGTATTCGTTCTTAGTGTGGTTGACGTATCACGCACCGCAAGAAAGACTAGGAACAGCTGTAGGTTGGTTCTGGGTTTCGTTTGCAGGCGGTCTGAACGTACTAGGAGCTTATTACTCTAGTTTCGCTCTACCTTACTTAGGAGAAATTCGTACATTATGGAGTGCGCTAATCTTCACATTGCTAGGAACAACGATTGCGATTCTATTAAACAAAGAAGACAAGAACAACAAGAACAAGAAGCGATTTGAAACGAAAGCAGATGCAGTTAAATACATCGCAAAAGGGATTACAATTGCGTTTGAGAAACCAAAAATTGGTCTCGGTGGAATTGTGCGAACGATTAATACAGCCGGGGCGTATGGATTAGTTGTCTTTTTACCAAGTTATATGATGGAAATTGGTTTCACAAGAACAGAGTGGTTGCAAATCTATGGAGCGCTTTGGACGAGTAATGTTATCTTTAATCTGATCTTTGGTATTGTTGGTGATAAATTAGGTTGGAGAAACACGGTTATGTGGTTTGGCGGAATTGGTTGTGCCGCAACGTTTGCTGGATTATACTATGTTCCTCACTTTATGGGAGCGAACTACTGGGCAACGACAGCGATTGCGATTACATTTGGAGCTTGCTTAGCTGCGTATGTTCCACTATCTGCCTTGATTCCATCACTAGCACCTGAAAACAGAGGAGCGGCGATGTCGATCTTGAACCTTGGAGCTGGATTAAGTACGTTTATCGGGCCGGTTATTGTAGGCGCTTTCATCGGTACGGTAGGAACTGTTGGAATCATCTGGATCTTTACAGGCTTACATGTCGTCAGTGCGATTCTGATGAAGTTTGTCACATTGCCTAAGAACGAAGGGCAAGATCAGCCGGTTGAGCTTAGCGATATTAAAGCTGCTCAGTGA
- a CDS encoding peptidylprolyl isomerase gives MRNMFITLLITLVFALSACGTAQEEEQVRPDPVDEGQEEGGQAEENEPIVLDVEENPVVTITLENDEEIVLELYPHIAPNTVLNFISLVEQGFYDGLIFHRVIPGFMIQGGDPSGDGTGGPDYSIAGEFTDNGFENPLNHERGVLSMARSQHPDSAGSQFFIMVEDTPSLDGQYASFGKVIEGIEHVDQIVNVERDFRDKPEEDQRIKTMTVDTKDYEYPEPQVIQ, from the coding sequence ATGAGGAATATGTTCATAACGTTGTTGATAACGCTTGTATTCGCCCTTTCAGCCTGTGGAACAGCGCAGGAAGAGGAGCAAGTAAGACCGGATCCTGTGGATGAAGGGCAAGAGGAAGGGGGACAAGCTGAGGAAAACGAGCCGATTGTCCTCGATGTCGAGGAAAATCCGGTCGTGACGATCACGTTGGAGAACGATGAGGAGATCGTGCTTGAGCTTTATCCACATATTGCCCCCAATACGGTATTAAATTTTATTTCGCTTGTGGAGCAAGGGTTCTATGATGGGCTTATATTTCATCGAGTTATCCCAGGTTTCATGATTCAAGGCGGCGACCCGAGTGGGGATGGGACAGGTGGCCCAGATTATTCGATTGCTGGGGAATTTACTGATAATGGCTTTGAAAATCCACTGAACCATGAGCGCGGCGTCCTTTCAATGGCAAGATCGCAGCACCCGGATTCGGCCGGTTCGCAATTTTTCATCATGGTAGAAGATACACCAAGCCTTGATGGCCAGTATGCTTCTTTTGGAAAAGTGATTGAAGGGATCGAGCATGTCGATCAGATCGTCAATGTCGAGCGCGACTTCCGTGACAAGCCAGAAGAAGACCAACGAATCAAGACGATGACCGTTGATACAAAAGACTATGAGTATCCAGAGCCGCAAGTTATCCAGTAG
- a CDS encoding DeoR/GlpR family DNA-binding transcription regulator, whose product MTVGKMLMHERRNAIMQHLDKNQRIIVKELSQILDVSEATLRSDLNDMEKEGLLKRTHGGAVLLDYDANKYSFSTREKKNKEEKYLISTKAEKLVTQNQCILLDASSTALELAKRLKDSPDRKRITVVTNGIYTALELRDVPEFTVILIGGVIRPGSSALESTIDAGVLDKINVDIMFTSASGFDYENGLTDFNVYEVELKKEMVRASNRVVALLDHTKFGKKSIVSFASTDEIDTLIIDNQISDEEKQRLEQYNINVM is encoded by the coding sequence ATGACAGTGGGAAAAATGTTAATGCATGAAAGGCGAAATGCGATAATGCAGCACCTCGATAAAAATCAACGAATCATTGTAAAAGAATTATCGCAAATCCTAGACGTGTCAGAAGCGACATTACGAAGCGACCTCAATGACATGGAAAAAGAAGGCCTTCTGAAACGAACACATGGCGGAGCTGTTCTATTAGACTATGACGCCAATAAATATAGCTTCTCCACACGCGAAAAGAAAAACAAAGAAGAGAAATACTTAATCAGTACAAAAGCGGAAAAGTTGGTGACACAAAACCAATGCATCCTGCTCGATGCAAGCTCAACAGCACTTGAACTAGCAAAACGGTTAAAAGACAGCCCTGATCGAAAGCGGATAACGGTTGTGACAAATGGAATCTATACGGCGCTTGAGTTACGAGACGTCCCGGAATTCACGGTCATCTTAATTGGTGGCGTCATCCGCCCTGGCTCGAGTGCGCTTGAAAGCACGATTGATGCAGGCGTATTAGATAAGATTAACGTCGATATTATGTTCACATCTGCGAGTGGTTTTGATTATGAGAATGGTTTAACGGACTTTAATGTGTATGAAGTGGAACTGAAAAAAGAAATGGTTCGAGCGTCTAATCGAGTCGTTGCTTTATTAGACCATACGAAATTCGGCAAAAAGTCGATCGTCTCCTTTGCATCAACAGATGAGATCGATACACTCATTATCGACAATCAAATAAGCGACGAAGAAAAACAACGATTAGAGCAATACAACATCAATGTGATGTAA
- the glpX gene encoding class II fructose-bisphosphatase: MSAKTTITSTADLKKLAMDFVSVSQGAAVASYPWVGKGNKIEADGAGTEAMRQAMNEIDMLGVVVIGEGEMDEAPMLYIGEELGTGNGPHIDIAVDPVEGTTLMSTGQENSLTVIACAPRGSLLHAPDMYMKKMAVGPKAKGCIDIDASLTDNMMAVAKAMNKDVTELTVMIQNRERHEGLINEVLALGASIRLFPDVDISGAVATAIDEIQVDMLVGTGGAPEGVITAVALKCLGGDFQAKLVPQDEAEIKRCLEMGITEPEKKLTMDELVRSDECFFVATGITEGLLVKGIEKRENGLLQSESFVAIGGDVKTYQYIKSHHLASGEMK, translated from the coding sequence ATGAGCGCGAAAACAACGATTACATCGACTGCAGATTTGAAGAAGCTCGCTATGGATTTTGTCTCGGTTTCTCAAGGGGCAGCCGTCGCCAGTTACCCGTGGGTCGGAAAAGGAAACAAAATCGAAGCAGATGGTGCGGGGACAGAAGCGATGCGCCAGGCGATGAATGAGATCGATATGCTTGGAGTTGTCGTCATCGGAGAAGGAGAAATGGATGAAGCTCCTATGCTCTACATCGGCGAAGAGCTAGGAACAGGGAACGGTCCTCATATCGACATCGCGGTCGACCCCGTTGAAGGAACGACATTAATGTCAACCGGACAGGAAAACTCTCTTACCGTAATCGCTTGCGCCCCAAGAGGAAGCCTGCTTCATGCACCTGATATGTATATGAAGAAAATGGCAGTTGGGCCAAAGGCAAAAGGCTGCATTGATATTGACGCATCGCTAACAGACAACATGATGGCTGTTGCAAAAGCAATGAACAAAGACGTAACAGAGCTTACTGTAATGATTCAAAATCGTGAACGACACGAAGGATTAATTAATGAAGTGCTCGCTCTCGGTGCAAGCATCAGGCTTTTCCCGGATGTTGATATTTCAGGAGCGGTTGCGACAGCGATTGATGAAATCCAAGTTGATATGTTAGTTGGAACGGGCGGAGCCCCAGAAGGTGTGATCACTGCCGTTGCCTTGAAATGCTTAGGCGGAGACTTCCAAGCAAAACTCGTTCCGCAAGATGAAGCGGAAATCAAACGTTGTCTCGAAATGGGCATTACAGAACCAGAGAAAAAACTAACGATGGATGAGCTCGTCCGCTCAGACGAATGCTTCTTTGTGGCAACAGGCATTACCGAGGGACTTTTAGTAAAAGGCATCGAGAAAAGGGAAAACGGCCTTTTGCAGTCCGAATCGTTTGTTGCGATTGGCGGCGATGTGAAAACCTATCAATATATTAAATCTCATCATCTAGCATCGGGGGAAATGAAATGA
- the rpiB gene encoding ribose 5-phosphate isomerase B, with translation MKIGIGSDHNAYEMKENLKDYMVELGYEVVDYGCQDACSEVDYPQVAFDVANDINENKLDRGVLVCGTGIGVAIAAGKVPGIRAALCHDTYSAERAQKSNNAQILTMGAKVIGIEPAKNIVKVYLESEFPGGNSARKVQQIMDKEKEFLKGVSI, from the coding sequence ATGAAAATTGGAATTGGATCAGATCATAATGCTTACGAAATGAAAGAAAATTTAAAAGATTATATGGTAGAATTGGGATATGAAGTGGTTGATTATGGTTGCCAAGATGCTTGCAGCGAAGTAGATTATCCTCAAGTTGCGTTTGATGTCGCAAATGACATTAACGAAAACAAACTTGATCGAGGAGTTCTTGTATGTGGAACGGGGATTGGTGTTGCGATTGCAGCAGGGAAAGTACCAGGAATTAGAGCAGCACTTTGCCATGACACGTATTCTGCAGAACGCGCGCAAAAAAGCAACAACGCCCAAATCTTAACAATGGGAGCGAAGGTGATCGGGATCGAGCCAGCTAAGAACATTGTGAAAGTCTATTTAGAATCTGAATTTCCTGGAGGGAACTCAGCTAGAAAAGTACAGCAAATCATGGATAAGGAAAAGGAATTCTTGAAGGGAGTTAGCATTTAA
- a CDS encoding SDR family NAD(P)-dependent oxidoreductase, translated as MIDYKNLFDLSGKTAIITGASRGLGREMANALAQQGANIVAADLNLNDVEQAAGELKQEHNVEALAVQVDVTNEDEVEKLIESTVERFGKIDIVINNAGICQKIKAEEMSLKDWNKTMEVNVNGVFLVSKLAGVKMMETGGGSIINIASMSSFIANTEAQCAYNTSKAAVAMMTKCLANEWVSHNIRVNAIAPGYMETDMAKPLFAEGGELRHVLDYIPMKRLGKPFELGGLAIYLASEASSYATGSVFVVDGGYTIQ; from the coding sequence ATGATCGATTACAAAAACCTTTTTGATTTAAGTGGAAAAACAGCGATCATCACAGGGGCAAGCAGAGGGTTAGGAAGAGAGATGGCAAATGCCCTTGCCCAACAAGGAGCAAATATCGTAGCGGCAGATTTGAATTTAAACGACGTTGAACAAGCGGCTGGAGAATTAAAACAAGAACACAACGTCGAAGCGTTAGCGGTACAAGTTGACGTCACAAACGAAGACGAAGTCGAAAAGCTGATTGAATCAACGGTTGAAAGATTTGGCAAAATTGACATCGTCATCAACAACGCCGGCATTTGTCAAAAGATTAAAGCGGAAGAAATGAGCCTGAAAGATTGGAATAAAACGATGGAAGTCAATGTGAATGGTGTCTTCCTCGTCTCAAAGTTAGCGGGCGTGAAGATGATGGAAACAGGCGGAGGATCGATCATTAACATTGCCTCGATGTCATCCTTCATTGCGAACACTGAGGCACAATGTGCGTACAACACATCGAAAGCAGCTGTCGCAATGATGACGAAATGCTTGGCGAATGAATGGGTATCGCACAACATCCGTGTTAATGCGATCGCACCAGGGTATATGGAAACAGACATGGCCAAACCACTCTTTGCCGAGGGTGGCGAGTTAAGACATGTGCTTGATTATATCCCGATGAAGCGCTTAGGAAAGCCATTTGAATTAGGGGGACTGGCAATTTATCTTGCATCTGAAGCTTCTAGCTATGCAACAGGTTCCGTCTTTGTCGTCGATGGCGGCTATACGATTCAATAA
- the tkt gene encoding transketolase → MSEQLTTVNVDQLSINTIRTLAIDAIEKAGSGHPGMPMGAAPMAYTLWNDFMNYNPANPNWFNRDRFVLSAGHGSMLLYSLLHLTGYDVSIDDLKSFRQWGSKTPGHPEFGHTPGVDATTGPLGQGIAMAVGMAMAERQLAATYNRESYPVVDHYTYSICGDGDLMEGVSAEAASLAGHLKLGRLIVLYDSNDISLDGDLHLSFSESVEDRFKAYNWQVIRVEDGNDTKVIAKALQQAKENTEQPTLIEVKTVIGYGSPNKGGKSDSHGAPLGKEEIKLVKDHYNWTNEEEFHVPTEVKDHFAALKQQSAQKEQAWNQLLDEYEQAHPELASQFKTAIAGDLPDDWDQNLPIYRKGEDSLASRASGGEALNALAKNIPQLIGGSADLASSNKTLLKGEADYHATDYSGRNIWFGVREFAMGAAVNGMALHGGVKAFGATFFVFSDYLRPAIRLSALMKLPVMFVFTHDSIAVGEDGPTHEPVEQLAALRAMPGISTIRPADGNETVAAWKLAVESKDEPTALVLTRQNLPTLVESKQAYEGVKKGAYTISPANGEAAGLLLASGSEVALAVEAQAVLEKEGIHVGVVSMPSWDRFEKQSREYKESVLPQAVKPRLGIEMGSSIGWHKYTGDHGDVLAIDEFGQSAPGEKLIEAYGFTVENVVNSFKNLLS, encoded by the coding sequence ATGAGTGAACAATTGACAACTGTAAACGTGGATCAGCTATCGATCAATACGATCCGCACATTGGCGATCGACGCAATTGAAAAAGCGGGTTCCGGACATCCAGGGATGCCAATGGGAGCGGCGCCGATGGCTTATACTTTATGGAATGATTTTATGAACTACAATCCAGCGAATCCAAACTGGTTCAACCGTGATCGCTTCGTATTATCGGCTGGACATGGCTCGATGCTGTTATACAGCTTGCTTCATTTAACAGGGTACGACGTCTCTATCGATGACTTAAAATCGTTCCGTCAATGGGGAAGTAAGACACCGGGACATCCTGAATTTGGCCACACACCTGGTGTTGACGCAACAACAGGACCACTCGGACAAGGAATTGCGATGGCCGTTGGAATGGCAATGGCAGAAAGACAATTGGCAGCAACGTATAACCGCGAATCCTATCCGGTTGTCGACCATTACACGTACAGCATTTGCGGTGACGGTGACTTAATGGAAGGAGTTTCAGCCGAAGCGGCTTCACTTGCAGGGCACTTGAAGCTAGGTCGCTTAATTGTCCTCTATGATTCCAATGACATTTCACTAGACGGCGATCTTCACCTATCGTTTAGCGAAAGCGTAGAAGACCGCTTTAAGGCGTATAACTGGCAAGTCATTCGTGTCGAAGATGGCAATGATACAAAAGTGATTGCAAAAGCGCTGCAACAAGCAAAAGAAAACACGGAACAACCGACGTTAATTGAAGTGAAAACGGTGATCGGCTACGGTTCGCCGAACAAAGGCGGCAAGTCGGACTCTCACGGTGCGCCACTTGGAAAAGAAGAGATCAAGCTCGTCAAAGATCATTACAACTGGACGAATGAAGAAGAGTTTCATGTGCCAACAGAAGTGAAAGACCATTTTGCAGCACTGAAACAACAAAGCGCTCAGAAGGAACAAGCTTGGAATCAACTACTTGATGAGTATGAACAAGCACATCCAGAGCTTGCCTCCCAATTCAAAACGGCAATCGCTGGCGACCTTCCAGACGACTGGGATCAGAATCTCCCAATCTATCGTAAAGGCGAAGACAGTCTCGCAAGCCGTGCATCAGGAGGAGAGGCGCTAAATGCATTAGCGAAAAACATCCCGCAGCTAATCGGCGGTTCAGCTGACCTTGCGTCTTCTAACAAAACATTGTTAAAAGGCGAAGCTGACTATCACGCAACCGACTACAGCGGTCGAAACATCTGGTTCGGTGTACGTGAATTCGCGATGGGAGCAGCGGTGAACGGAATGGCCTTACATGGTGGTGTCAAAGCGTTTGGAGCAACGTTCTTCGTCTTCTCTGATTACTTGCGCCCGGCGATCCGCCTGTCCGCGTTAATGAAATTACCGGTTATGTTTGTCTTTACCCATGACAGCATTGCTGTTGGAGAAGACGGACCAACACATGAGCCGGTCGAGCAACTTGCCGCGTTACGTGCGATGCCTGGCATCTCAACGATTCGCCCGGCAGATGGCAATGAAACCGTTGCAGCATGGAAGCTTGCAGTCGAAAGCAAGGATGAGCCAACAGCACTCGTGTTAACTCGTCAAAACTTACCGACACTAGTTGAATCGAAGCAAGCGTACGAAGGCGTTAAAAAAGGGGCATACACAATCTCTCCAGCAAACGGCGAAGCAGCAGGGCTACTGCTTGCATCAGGTTCAGAAGTCGCTCTTGCAGTTGAAGCACAAGCGGTGCTTGAAAAAGAAGGAATTCATGTAGGGGTTGTCAGCATGCCAAGCTGGGATCGCTTTGAAAAGCAGTCACGCGAGTACAAGGAGAGCGTCCTTCCACAAGCGGTGAAACCTCGTTTAGGAATCGAGATGGGTTCTTCCATTGGCTGGCATAAATACACTGGCGATCACGGTGACGTACTAGCCATTGATGAGTTCGGCCAGTCTGCCCCAGGAGAAAAACTAATCGAAGCGTACGGATTTACTGTAGAAAACGTCGTTAATTCGTTTAAGAACCTACTGTCTTAA
- a CDS encoding dihydroxyacetone kinase subunit DhaK, which produces MKKLINNPTNVVDEMIEGYIKAHPNHVKQLAENKRSIVTAKETKDGKVGVLIGGGSGHEPAFMGYVGEGMADAVAVGNIFASPPPDPILEATRVIDKGAGVLYIYGNYAGDVMNFGMAAELADLEHGIQVGTVLVTDDVASAPKEEKEKRRGIAGEFFVTKVAGAASEKGYSLEELVSVANKANDYTRSMGVGLTPCSLPQTGQPSFELGENEMEIGLGHHGEPGVEKGELKTADEVAERLVADILVDMPIAEGEDVAVLVNGLGSTTRMELYIMFRKVEKMLSEKGITIHRSYVGDYSTSLEMGGCSVSIMKLDDELKELVDQTADCPMYVQK; this is translated from the coding sequence ATGAAGAAACTAATCAATAACCCTACTAACGTTGTAGATGAAATGATAGAAGGATATATTAAAGCGCATCCAAATCATGTGAAGCAGCTTGCTGAAAATAAACGCTCGATTGTGACAGCGAAAGAAACGAAAGATGGAAAAGTTGGGGTCCTCATCGGAGGCGGTTCTGGTCATGAGCCTGCATTTATGGGCTATGTTGGCGAAGGAATGGCTGACGCCGTTGCAGTTGGAAACATCTTTGCTTCTCCACCACCAGATCCGATCTTAGAAGCGACAAGAGTGATCGATAAAGGCGCGGGCGTTCTCTATATTTATGGAAACTACGCAGGAGATGTCATGAATTTCGGGATGGCGGCAGAGCTTGCTGATCTAGAGCATGGCATTCAAGTTGGTACGGTTCTCGTTACAGATGATGTCGCATCAGCACCGAAAGAAGAGAAGGAAAAGCGTAGAGGGATTGCTGGAGAGTTCTTCGTGACGAAGGTAGCGGGTGCTGCATCGGAAAAGGGCTATTCTCTTGAAGAGCTTGTAAGCGTTGCAAACAAAGCAAATGATTACACGCGTTCGATGGGCGTAGGTCTTACCCCTTGTTCACTGCCGCAAACAGGACAGCCGAGCTTTGAACTTGGAGAAAATGAAATGGAAATTGGCCTAGGTCATCACGGTGAGCCAGGTGTTGAAAAAGGCGAACTGAAAACAGCTGATGAAGTAGCTGAGCGTTTAGTAGCCGACATTCTAGTCGATATGCCGATTGCTGAAGGAGAAGACGTTGCTGTATTAGTAAACGGCTTAGGTTCGACTACTCGAATGGAACTATACATTATGTTTAGAAAAGTAGAAAAGATGCTAAGTGAGAAGGGCATTACGATTCACCGTTCGTACGTTGGCGATTATAGCACATCGCTTGAAATGGGTGGATGCTCTGTATCAATTATGAAGCTAGATGATGAGTTAAAAGAATTAGTAGACCAAACGGCAGACTGCCCAATGTATGTACAAAAATAA
- the dhaL gene encoding dihydroxyacetone kinase subunit DhaL — protein sequence MKFTAKDLLTYLKNVVEVMEENKDYLCELDRKLGDGDHGVTMSIGWQAINEKLQDELKDEEDCGRICITTGRTFLSAVGSSVGPLYATGFLRGAKVVQNKTEVTGEDVKEFWIAFIEGIKERGQAEVGDKTMVDTLQPALESLKELQSTEDFVEGFAKVVAAAKTGMESTKDLLSKRGRSSRLGERSIGNQDPGATSAYLILETFHQTITANQTV from the coding sequence ATGAAATTCACGGCAAAAGATCTATTAACCTATTTAAAAAATGTTGTTGAGGTCATGGAAGAAAACAAAGACTACTTATGTGAGCTAGATCGCAAGCTAGGCGATGGAGATCATGGCGTGACGATGTCAATCGGCTGGCAAGCAATTAATGAAAAGCTACAAGACGAATTAAAAGACGAAGAAGATTGCGGCCGCATTTGCATTACGACAGGTCGTACCTTCCTAAGTGCAGTTGGCTCTTCGGTTGGGCCATTGTATGCAACAGGCTTCTTAAGAGGAGCGAAAGTTGTTCAAAACAAAACAGAAGTGACAGGCGAAGACGTAAAAGAATTCTGGATTGCCTTTATCGAAGGAATTAAAGAACGCGGGCAAGCAGAAGTCGGCGACAAAACGATGGTCGATACACTGCAACCAGCACTTGAAAGTTTGAAAGAGCTTCAATCGACAGAAGACTTTGTTGAGGGCTTTGCCAAAGTCGTAGCTGCAGCAAAGACAGGAATGGAATCAACGAAAGATCTTCTATCAAAAAGAGGGCGTTCAAGCCGACTAGGAGAGCGTTCAATTGGAAATCAAGACCCTGGTGCAACATCTGCATACCTTATTCTTGAAACGTTTCATCAGACCATTACAGCGAACCAAACAGTTTAA
- a CDS encoding CPBP family intramembrane glutamic endopeptidase encodes MEFAIILLLIFLVIYEPVIGYFDYQKFKKNVKTHDQARRNYYLNSIIGLWIPTLYIFLIVVFTDLTFAEIGLTLPSINTEPLGAVVTYSVVGLACLYYVGILYYFIGYQVSSKIRASFMRAKEKEYEKTEFQEILPQTKEEKKLWNYVSLTAGVTEEVIYRGFLLFALPFLFPQLSIWLVILLASLLFGLAHTYQGWLIGVFRTMVFGVFFSILFIALGSILPLIVLHVLIDYVAKLGDTT; translated from the coding sequence ATGGAGTTTGCGATCATCCTCTTGCTTATATTTCTAGTAATCTACGAACCGGTTATTGGCTATTTTGATTATCAAAAGTTCAAAAAGAACGTGAAAACCCATGATCAAGCGCGACGAAACTACTACCTCAATTCCATCATCGGCTTGTGGATTCCCACTCTCTATATTTTTTTAATCGTCGTGTTTACAGATCTCACTTTTGCTGAGATTGGACTCACCCTTCCTTCGATTAACACTGAACCATTGGGTGCTGTTGTGACGTATTCGGTGGTGGGGCTCGCTTGTCTGTATTATGTTGGCATCCTTTATTACTTTATTGGCTACCAGGTCAGTTCGAAGATTCGAGCGTCTTTCATGCGAGCGAAAGAAAAGGAATATGAAAAGACGGAGTTTCAAGAAATCCTCCCTCAAACGAAGGAAGAGAAAAAGCTGTGGAATTATGTTTCGTTGACAGCGGGAGTGACAGAGGAAGTCATTTATCGCGGGTTTCTGCTTTTTGCTTTGCCTTTCTTGTTTCCTCAGTTGAGCATTTGGCTTGTGATTCTCCTTGCCTCGCTTTTGTTTGGGCTTGCGCATACGTATCAAGGCTGGCTGATAGGAGTTTTCCGGACGATGGTGTTTGGAGTCTTCTTCTCAATTTTGTTCATTGCGCTAGGGTCGATTTTGCCTTTGATTGTGTTGCATGTGTTGATTGATTATGTCGCTAAACTTGGTGATACAACTTGA